A part of Campylobacter sp. MIT 99-7217 genomic DNA contains:
- a CDS encoding CsgG/HfaB family protein, with protein MKKIAIIFLGFISSFVFAEVIEERAFTPNDAGSSNINIIDLGITPLNSTGFGKDANSSFSVSTPEGTFMKISTGEGSGATRELAIKEALIEAISKMKGFSTASLKDISAIPNFEHNSQNISRLLSKATKGRIDSYEVNNVFIEPNGSYGASVSVYKILFARNEKPNLVIFNASKFQNLGDQLKQKLINNFTQSKKMNILDRTNEAYYKAEKALIESEDASSDDIYKLGNVLGADYMLVFNLKDIGKADSKSSKLTTGSKTLKADVAVDYRLIFFATREIKLANTINLQVSVKDDSVKTNEAILSQIATALSTDILNQLYPLWVASVENGEVIFEEKLEVGAIYECVSKSSTQSSQVQITKSSAKISSAKILSGQTSLGDECTLSLNKGKEANYKLGTKGGVNLGF; from the coding sequence ATGAAAAAAATCGCTATTATTTTTTTAGGCTTTATATCAAGTTTTGTATTTGCTGAGGTGATTGAAGAAAGAGCTTTTACACCAAATGACGCAGGCTCTTCAAACATTAATATCATTGATTTGGGCATCACTCCTTTAAATAGCACAGGTTTTGGCAAAGACGCAAATTCAAGCTTTTCGGTAAGCACTCCAGAGGGAACTTTTATGAAAATTTCCACAGGAGAAGGTAGTGGAGCTACAAGAGAACTAGCCATTAAAGAAGCGTTGATTGAAGCTATTTCAAAAATGAAAGGTTTTAGCACGGCTAGCTTAAAAGACATTAGTGCTATTCCAAATTTCGAACACAATTCTCAAAACATTTCAAGACTCTTAAGCAAGGCTACAAAGGGCAGGATTGATTCTTATGAAGTTAATAATGTCTTTATTGAGCCAAATGGAAGCTATGGGGCAAGTGTGAGTGTTTATAAGATTTTATTTGCACGCAATGAAAAGCCAAATTTAGTGATTTTCAATGCTTCAAAATTTCAAAATTTAGGAGATCAACTTAAGCAAAAGCTCATCAATAACTTCACTCAAAGCAAAAAAATGAATATTTTAGATAGAACTAATGAAGCGTATTATAAGGCTGAAAAAGCTCTTATAGAGAGTGAAGATGCTTCAAGTGATGATATTTATAAGCTTGGAAATGTTTTAGGGGCTGATTATATGCTTGTTTTCAATCTCAAAGACATAGGCAAGGCAGATTCTAAAAGTTCAAAGCTTACTACAGGTTCAAAAACGCTAAAGGCTGATGTGGCGGTGGATTATCGTTTGATTTTCTTTGCGACTAGAGAGATCAAGCTTGCAAATACCATAAATCTTCAAGTAAGCGTTAAAGATGATAGCGTAAAAACTAATGAAGCCATTTTAAGCCAAATCGCTACAGCCTTAAGCACTGATATACTCAATCAACTTTATCCTTTGTGGGTCGCTTCGGTTGAAAATGGCGAGGTAATTTTTGAAGAAAAGCTTGAAGTAGGAGCGATTTATGAGTGCGTGAGCAAAAGTAGCACCCAAAGCTCACAGGTGCAAATCACTAAGTCAAGTGCTAAAATTTCAAGTGCTAAAATTTTAAGCGGACAAACAAGCCTTGGCGATGAATGCACACTTTCTTTAAACAAAGGCAAGGAAGCAAACTACAAGCTTGGCACAAAAGGCGGAGTAAATTTAGGCTTTTAA